The DNA segment CGGCCGGCCGATTTCGGCTTGGTTCGGCTATGTGCAAAGCGACACCGGCCGCTTCGACCGCTAGGCAATCCGCGTCGAACTGCCTAGAGCCCGGGGCAGCGAAGGGAGCGACCAATGATTGAAGCCGAATGGTGGGACTATGACGATGCCGACGAGATGGCTGATGCTGTTGCCGGCGATATCGGCTTCATCATCGAAAGCGCGCTCGATGCCCGCGGCGAGGCACTGATTGCAGTCCCAGGCGGCCGGACCCCGCTGCCGATCTACCAGCGGCTGGCGAAGGCCAAGCTCAACTGGAAAAAGGTTACGATCATCCCGACCGATGACCGGCTGGTCCCATTGTCCGATGACCGGTCCAATGTGCGGGCCATAGCCCAGGCTTTCTTGCCGACCGGTGCCCGGGTGTTTCCGATCACCAGCGACATCGACGACTATAAGCTTGCCGGGAACAGCGCCAACGCCAAGCTCAACGAACTGAAGTTCCCGCTCGACCTCGCCTGGCTGGGCGTCGGCGGGGACGGTCATACCGCCTCGATCTTCGATGGTCCTGACCTCGACGAAGCGCTCAACGCGCCAAAGGGTCGTCATGCCATCGGTGTGATGCCGGACCCCATGCCGTCCGATGTTCCGGTCGCCCGCGTCACCCTGACCCGCTCGGCGATTCTGTCGGCGCGCACCGTGCTGATTACCGTGACCGGCGATGCGAAGAAGGCCCTGCTCGAAGGCGCAATCGCCGACGGCCAATCGTCGAAACTGCCCATCGGACGCGTGCTTGCCGAGGCCGAGCAGCCGATCGACATTCACTGGAGCGCCTGACCGGGCAGCGGTGTGCCGGGGCCCAGCGCGTGGACTCGCGCGGGCCGCCGCCGCCTTTTCACCGATTGCTCACCACGACCTCATGCCGCTCATTGGCCTGCGGCGTAGTGTGGACGCTCCCGAACCATGTGGAGCGACAATGATGGTGACTTTCGTGCGTGCCGGGCGCGGCCGCATTCGGCTGATCGCATGGGTGGCGGCATCCGCGCTGATACTGGGACCGCTTGCGGCGCTGAAAGCTGCGGATCCGACCGCTTGGGCGATCGAGGATTTGCCCTTCGCCTTGCTAATGGTGCTCGCGGTGGGCGGCGCGCTCGAGTGCGCCGTCCATATTCCCCGGCGCCTGGCCTATCGCGCCGGCCTCGCCCTGGCGGTCGGCCCCATGGCGCTCCTGACGCTGGGCAATCTGGCTGTCGGGTTCGCGGGGTCGGAAGAAAATGCGATCAACGCGCTTTTTTTCATCGTCCCGCTGATCGCAGTCCTCGGCGCAGTCATGGGCGGGTTTCGTTCACGGAGCCTGGCAGTGACCATGCTTGCCGCGGCCACCGTACAATTAGCCTTGGGAATCTACGCGTTCGTCCATGGCTATTTCACCGGCCCGCTGACCGTCGCCTTCACAAGCCTATGGTTGGCATCGGCCTTGCTGTTCCGACGGGCGACCTGAAGCTCGGCCTGCTGCGCGACCGCCAACAGACCCGCCGGTGGTGACCATTGCGCCGTCCTTTTGGTCAGCATTCATCCAGCGGCTTGCCGCGGGTCTCCTTGAGGAAGAATATCGTCACCACGGCGCTTAGGGCGGTGAACGCCACCGCATACCAAAGCCCCGCATAGATATCGCCGGTCATGGCCACCAGCGCGAAGCTGGTAACCGGCAAGAACCCACCGACCCAGCCGGTGCCGACATGGTAAGGCAGGCTCATCGCCGTATAGCGGATGCGGGTCGGGAACATTTCGACCAGCGCCGCCGCCTGCGGCCCGTAAAGCGCAGTCGCGGCGACCACCAGCAGCAGCAATACCGACAGCAAAATCGGCATGTCGACCGCTTTCGGATCGGCCGACTTCGGATAGCCGGCGGTTTCCAGCACGCCGTTGACCGCCGCGGCGACATTCGCCTTGTGCGCCTTGAGGTCGCCGACCGTCTCACCGCCGGGCACCGGCACCGCCTGCTGGCCGGCAAGGATGCGCGTCTGGCCATCGCCCGACGCGCGCGTCGAATAAGCGATGCCCCGGGCGATCAGGGTCGACTTGGCGATGTCGCACGCGCTGGTGAACTTGGCCGTTCCGGTAGGGTCGAACTGCGAGGAGCAGCTGGCAAGGTCGGTCTCAACCAGCACTGGCTGACGCTCCTGCGCGGCGACCAGCGCTGGGTTGGTCGCTTCGGCGATGAGGTGCGAACCGGGAAAGTAGAGCGCAAGTGCAAGCAGCATCCCGCCCAGCATCACCGGCTTTCGGCCGACCCGATCGCTAAGCCAGCCGAAGAAGACGTAAAGCGGCGCGCTGACCACCGTCATGATGATCAGCAACATGTCCTTGGTCGCGCCGGGAAGTCCTAGCGATTTTTCCAGGAACACCTGCATGTAGAAGAAGGTGAAATACCAAACCGCCCCTTGCGCGCACATGATGCCGAAGAAGGCTATGGCGACCCGGCGCAGGCTGTCGCGCGTAGCGAAACTTTCGCGAAGTGGGGCCTTGCTGGTCGCGCCTTCGGCCTTCAGCTTCGCGAACTCCGGGCTTTCGGACAGCTTCACGCGCATCCACACCGAAATCGCCAAAAGCAGGATCGAAACGAGGAATGGAATTCGCCAGCCCCACGCTTCGAATACCTGCTCGCCGAGCATGGTACGGGTGGCGAAGATGACCAGAAGCGCGGCAAGCAGGCCGAACGACGCCGACGACTGAATCCAGCCGGTGGCCGCGCCGCGCTTGTCGTTATCGGCATGCTCCGCGACATAGATCGCAGCGCCGCCATATTCGCCGCCAAGCGCAGTCCCCTGGCAGATGCGCAGGATTATCAGCAGGATCGGGGCAATGATCCCTGCCTGGGCATAGGTCGGGAGCAGGCCGATGGCGAAGGTTGCTCCCCCCATCAGGCTGACGGTGGCCAGGAAGGTGGCCTTGCGTCCGATGCGGTCGCCCATTGCGCCGAAGATGATCGCGCCGAGCGGGCGGAAGGCAAAACCGACCGCGAACAAGGCCAGCGCAGCGACCAATGCACCGGTGGGATCGAGCCCGGCGAGAAACACTTTGGCGATGACCGGCGTCAGCGAACCGAAGATGAAAAAATCATACCATTCGAACGCCGTCCCTGCCGACGAAGCAGTGACGACCCGGGCCATCGACCATGGCTTGGCCGCTTCGGACATTTGCTGATCCTCCCCCTTCCGGCCGGTCATGTGGCCGGAGACTTGCGGGCGATCCTTTCGTCAAGGCGGGCGACATTCAAGCCCCATTTGTAGATGTCGAGCCGGTTATGCACGATTCCGTCCATCCCGAGCGTCAATGTCTGGCGAACGCGGTAATCCTCGGTGGCGTAGCGGATCGTCATGCGATTGCCCTGGACCGCCGCTTCTACCGGCCCGACCGCCTCGGTCAGCGATCCCGTAAAGCGGCCTTTGCCCATCGGCCAGATCGTCCAGCGCCGCTCCCGAACCGCTTCACCCTCAAGGTGAAGGAGCTGGTCCAGCCTCAGGCCGCCGCCGGGAAGCTTGCGCCCGACACTGGATACCGACAGCGGCTGCGAGTTGCCGACCAGCTTGTGAAGCGCGCCCCTGCCTTCGGTATAACCGGCGAAAAAGGCGATCGGATCGAGCTTCGGTTGTGCATCCGCCCGCGGCCGGTCGGCCGATGGCAGGCAAGCGGCAAGCCATAGCGCGGGAATAAGCGGCGCGAAGATCCTCAAGTGCGTTGCGGCATTTCTATGACGAAGCGGTGTGGCGTGTCGCCGCGCGATAATTTGTCCCAGGCCTCGTTGATCTGGTCGGGACTGATCACCTCGATTTCGGGCATGACATCATGCTCGGCGCAAAAATCCAGCATTTCCTGCGTCTCGCGGATACCGCCGATCTGCGATCCGGCGAGCGCCTTGTTGCCGAATACGATCCCGAATGTGCTGAGTTCGGGCAAGGGGCCGATCTGCCCGACGATGACCAGCTGGCCCTTCGGCTGAAGCAGCGCGAGATACGGCTGGACGTCATGCTTCACCGGGATGGTATCGATGATCAGCGTGAAGCGCCCCTTGGCCGAGCGCATCGCCGCCTCGTCGGTCGACACCAGCACATCCCTAGCGCCAATCGCCCGCGCGGCATCGGCCTTGGACGGGGAGGTCGTCAGCACCGTCACCTCGGCGCCCATCGCCGTGGCCAGCTTGACCGCCATATGCCCCAGCCCGCCGAGGCCGGCGACGGCGACCTTGTCGCCGGCCTTGACCTTCCATTGGCGCAGCGGTGAGTAGGTGGTGATGCCCGCGCACAGCAGCGGAGCGGCCCTGGCCATGTCCATTCCGTCGGGGATCCGGCAGACGAATTCCTCGCGGACCACCAGACTTTCTGCATAGCCGCCAAAGGTGATCGATCCGTCCTGCCGGTCCTTGGCCGAATAGGTGAAGGTCGGCATTTCGACGCAGAAATGTTCCTCGCCTTCGGAGCAAGGGGGACATTTCAGGCAGGAATCGACCAGGCAGCCGACGGCGACGCGATCGCCTTCCCGATATCGGGTGACGGCCGACCCGACTGCAGTCACCGTGCCGACGATCTCGTGCCCCGGCACCATCGGGTAGAGGCTCATTCCCCAGTCGTTATGGGCAAAGTGGAGGTCGGAATGGCAGATGCCGCAATGGCTGACCCTGATCGCGACATCTTCGGGCCGAAGGTCGCGGCGCTCGATGGTCATCGGGGTGACAGGCGCCCTGTCATCGGTCACGCCCCAGGCCTGGGTGGCGGTCGTCATCGCAGCAGCTCCTCGTTTTTGTCTATCGGACCCTCATCAACAGTCTTTTCGCCTGCAGGAGGTGCGGACGGTCTACCATCTTTCCGTCGATCGACAGCACGCCCGCGCTAGGCTGTGCCGCAAAGGCGTCGGCGATTGCCCGGGCATGGGCAATCTCGTCGGATGACGGGGTGAATGCGGCGTTGATCGGCCCGACCTGCGCCGGATGGATGGCAAGCTTCCCGGTGAACCCTTCCGCTGCCGCGGCGCGGGCTTCGGCAACCAGCCCCTCCTCGTCGCGGAAGTTGGCGAACACGCCGTCGACGGGCTGCACTTCGGCTGCGACCGCGCCGGCGAGGGTCAGTGAGCGGGCCAGCCGATAGGTGAAGGCGAGCTCGCCATCGGCTCCGAATTTGGAGCTTGCGCCCAGTGCCGCGCTGAGGTCTTCGGCGCCCCAGCTCATGGCGAACAGCACCGGAGAGCAGTCGCGATAGCTCAGCAGGCTGAACAGCGACGCCGCGGTTTCGGTGACGATGGCGTGGATCGGCAGGCTTCGCGGCGCAAGCGCGGCGGCAAGGTCGGCGACATCGTCCCCGCTCTGGGCCTTGGGCAGAACAATCCCGTCAATGTCGAAATCGTCGAGCGCGGCAAGGTCTTCGTCATGCGCGTCGCAGCCGATCGGGTTGATCCTTACCCAACGCTGCGGACCATCATCGCCCCGCTGCGGAAGAAGGCCAAGCAGTTCGCGGGCCAGTGCTTTTTGGGCCGGTGCGACGCTGTCTTCGAGGTCGAAGATGACCGCGTCGGCCTCGCTGCCGATGGCCTTCATCACCTTCTTGTTGCTGTCGGCCGGGACGAACAGCCAGCTGCGCGGCGGTGGCGCCTGCGGGATCATGCCGGTTTCTTGTGGAGCAGCGCGGATCGCTTCATCGAGCAAACCGTCTCGTCGCGCTGGTTCACCGCCCGATGCTCCCAGGTCACGATGCCCGCGGTCGACCGCGAGGCGCTTTCGCGCAGCGCCACGACCTCGCTTTCGATGCGCAGCGTGTCGCCGATGAACACGGGCTTAGGAAATTTCACCTCGTCGAATCCCAGATTGGCGATCAGCGTCCCGAGCGTCGTTTCACCAACCGAGACGCCCACCGCCAGGCTGAAGGTGAAGCAGCTGTTGACGAGAATCTGCCCGAATTCGCTCGCCCTTGCCGCCCCTGCATCAAGGTGCAGCGGCTGCGGATTGTGGGTCAGTGTCGAAAAGAGGAGATTGTCGGTTTCGGTGACCGTGCGGCTGATCGGGTGGGCGACCATGTCACCG comes from the Sphingomonas xanthus genome and includes:
- a CDS encoding HpcH/HpaI aldolase/citrate lyase family protein, yielding MIPQAPPPRSWLFVPADSNKKVMKAIGSEADAVIFDLEDSVAPAQKALARELLGLLPQRGDDGPQRWVRINPIGCDAHDEDLAALDDFDIDGIVLPKAQSGDDVADLAAALAPRSLPIHAIVTETAASLFSLLSYRDCSPVLFAMSWGAEDLSAALGASSKFGADGELAFTYRLARSLTLAGAVAAEVQPVDGVFANFRDEEGLVAEARAAAAEGFTGKLAIHPAQVGPINAAFTPSSDEIAHARAIADAFAAQPSAGVLSIDGKMVDRPHLLQAKRLLMRVR
- a CDS encoding NAD(P)-dependent alcohol dehydrogenase, encoding MTTATQAWGVTDDRAPVTPMTIERRDLRPEDVAIRVSHCGICHSDLHFAHNDWGMSLYPMVPGHEIVGTVTAVGSAVTRYREGDRVAVGCLVDSCLKCPPCSEGEEHFCVEMPTFTYSAKDRQDGSITFGGYAESLVVREEFVCRIPDGMDMARAAPLLCAGITTYSPLRQWKVKAGDKVAVAGLGGLGHMAVKLATAMGAEVTVLTTSPSKADAARAIGARDVLVSTDEAAMRSAKGRFTLIIDTIPVKHDVQPYLALLQPKGQLVIVGQIGPLPELSTFGIVFGNKALAGSQIGGIRETQEMLDFCAEHDVMPEIEVISPDQINEAWDKLSRGDTPHRFVIEMPQRT
- a CDS encoding MaoC family dehydratase; translation: MAGRYFDEWQVGDMVAHPISRTVTETDNLLFSTLTHNPQPLHLDAGAARASEFGQILVNSCFTFSLAVGVSVGETTLGTLIANLGFDEVKFPKPVFIGDTLRIESEVVALRESASRSTAGIVTWEHRAVNQRDETVCSMKRSALLHKKPA
- a CDS encoding MFS transporter, producing the protein MTGRKGEDQQMSEAAKPWSMARVVTASSAGTAFEWYDFFIFGSLTPVIAKVFLAGLDPTGALVAALALFAVGFAFRPLGAIIFGAMGDRIGRKATFLATVSLMGGATFAIGLLPTYAQAGIIAPILLIILRICQGTALGGEYGGAAIYVAEHADNDKRGAATGWIQSSASFGLLAALLVIFATRTMLGEQVFEAWGWRIPFLVSILLLAISVWMRVKLSESPEFAKLKAEGATSKAPLRESFATRDSLRRVAIAFFGIMCAQGAVWYFTFFYMQVFLEKSLGLPGATKDMLLIIMTVVSAPLYVFFGWLSDRVGRKPVMLGGMLLALALYFPGSHLIAEATNPALVAAQERQPVLVETDLASCSSQFDPTGTAKFTSACDIAKSTLIARGIAYSTRASGDGQTRILAGQQAVPVPGGETVGDLKAHKANVAAAVNGVLETAGYPKSADPKAVDMPILLSVLLLLVVAATALYGPQAAALVEMFPTRIRYTAMSLPYHVGTGWVGGFLPVTSFALVAMTGDIYAGLWYAVAFTALSAVVTIFFLKETRGKPLDEC
- the pgl gene encoding 6-phosphogluconolactonase; translated protein: MIEAEWWDYDDADEMADAVAGDIGFIIESALDARGEALIAVPGGRTPLPIYQRLAKAKLNWKKVTIIPTDDRLVPLSDDRSNVRAIAQAFLPTGARVFPITSDIDDYKLAGNSANAKLNELKFPLDLAWLGVGGDGHTASIFDGPDLDEALNAPKGRHAIGVMPDPMPSDVPVARVTLTRSAILSARTVLITVTGDAKKALLEGAIADGQSSKLPIGRVLAEAEQPIDIHWSA
- a CDS encoding DUF3833 family protein; protein product: MRIFAPLIPALWLAACLPSADRPRADAQPKLDPIAFFAGYTEGRGALHKLVGNSQPLSVSSVGRKLPGGGLRLDQLLHLEGEAVRERRWTIWPMGKGRFTGSLTEAVGPVEAAVQGNRMTIRYATEDYRVRQTLTLGMDGIVHNRLDIYKWGLNVARLDERIARKSPAT